The Pukyongia salina genome segment ACCTGGATCGAATGGCAGAAAAAAAGGAATGAAAATTGTAACGTTGTTAAATTAAAAACGTCATACAGACTTAGAAGTTTCCCAAAAATGAAATTGATTAAAATACCTGTTCTTCTCCTATTGCTCCTTTTGCTTACTTCTTCCACAGCTCATAAATTTTATGTGAGTATCACTATGATCGAATTTGTGGAAGAAAAAGAATCGTTGCAGATCATTTCAAAGATCTTTACAGACGATATAGAAGATGCGCTCCAGGAACGATATGATAAGAGTTTACGATTGGATTCTAACAAGGAAACCAAAAAAGAGGAGATGTTCTTAAAGGAATATTTAAAAAAGAAGATACATTTCAACGTAAATGGTAAACCGGTAAACTATACCTACATAGGTAGGGAATACGAGATAGATATAACCAAAGTTTACCTAGAGATCACTGGAGTATCTCAAGTAGAAAGTCTCGAAGTCTCTAATGAGGTCCTAATGGAATTGTTCGAAGAACAACAGAATATTGTTCATTTTAAAAATGGAGACAGTAGGCGCAGTCTTGTGCTGGAAAAGGAATATCCTAAAGGAATGTTAAACTTCAATTAAACTACCCTTCAGAAAACTATATAAAAACTATTTTTAACACCTGATAAATCAAAATCAAAACCTAATGAAATTTTTGAAATACTTATCCCTGGCTCTCATCGTAATGGCCACGGCTACAACCTTTTCACAGGATGATAGTGAAGTAAAAGAAGAGCGCAAACCCGGACATTACAATGAGAATCGTTTTAAGCAATTGTACGAAGAATTTTCAACGCCTAATGTGTTTAGAACTGCGAGTGGTGCCCCGGGACCTCAATATTACCAGCAACAGGCAGATTATGTAATGAACATAACCCTGGACGATAAGAATGCACGTCTTTATGGGACAGAAACTATTACTTACACCAATAATTCTCCGGATGTTCTTGAATATCTATGGGTTCAGCTTGATCAAAATGTTAGAGCGGCCGATTCTAAATCTCCGCTTATAGAAGGCAGCGGTGCGGTACCCGCAGATCTGGCAAGTAATTTTGTGGGTCAGTATATGGGTGCTCCCTTCGACGGAGGGTTTAAAATACAAGAGGTAAAAGACACCAATGGGAAAGACCTTCCCAGAATGATCAATCAAACCATGATGCGGGTTGAGATGCCGAAAGATCTTAAACCGGGTGAGAAGTTTAGCTTTTCCATAAAATGGTGGTATAATATTCCGGATCATACCATAGACCGCGCCAGAAGTGGATACGAAGTATTTGAAGATGGCAATCGCGGTTATGTGATTGCACAATTCTACCCTAGAATGGCGGTATATAACGATGTGGAAGGATGGCAGAATAGTCAGTTTTGGGGACGGGATGAGTTTGCGCTACCCTTTGGGAATTTCGATGTGAGTATCACTGTACCGGCAGATCACGTTTTGGATGCCACAGGGAAATTGCTAAACCGTAAGGAAGTTTTTAGCAAGGAAATGATGAAACGCTACGAGCAGGCAAAGAGATCCTATGATACACCTGTACAGATAGTGACTGAAGCAGAGACAGAGGCTGCTTCAAAAGGATTTTCAACAGCAACTAAAACCTGGAAATTCAGAGCAGAGAATGTACGCGATTATGGAATCGCTACTTCGCGCCGCTATATGTGGGACATGATGGCCGTTAAGCTTGGAAATAAGGATGTGATGGCGGTATCTGTATATCCGCCTGAAGGAAATCCGTTATGGTCCGAATGGTCTACCAAAGTAGTGGCCAGTACCTTGAAGTCCTTCTCTCGAATGACCTTCGATTATCCGTATCACAAGGCGATCTCTGTTCATGCCAAGAACCAGGGAATGGAATACCCTATGATATGCTGGAATTACGGGCGCCCCGATAAGGATGGCAATTATAGCGAAAGAACCAAATATGGAATGATGAGTGTGATCATCCACGAAGTAGGGCACAACTACTTCCCAATGATCGTTAACAGTGATGAAAGACAATGGACCTGGATGGATGAGGGGTTAACCACCTTTGTTCAGTATATAGCCGAGCAGGATTTTGGTGAAGCCTATCCAGAAGCAATTGCTCCCAATAAAGCCTATCCTTCCAGAAGAGGCCCTGCAAAGAATATTGTAAGTTATATGGCAGGAGATCAGGATTATTTGGCACCTATTATGACAAAAGGACTCAATACCTATAATTTTGGTGCTAACGCGTATTCCAAGCCGGCAACAGGTTTGAATATTTTAAGAGAGACGATCATGGGTAGGGAACTTTTTGATTACGCCTTTAAAACTTATGCTCAACGCTGGATGTTCAAACATCCTACACCGGAAGATTTCTTCCGTACCATGGAAGATGCCTCGGCTGTTGATCTGGATTGGTTCTGGAGATCCTGGTTTTACACTACGGATTATACAGACATAGGTGTAAAGGAAGTAAAGAAATACTACGTAACCTCCAAGATGAATAAAGAGATCAAAGAGATGATGGAACGAAGAGGAATGACCGAGAGCGATTTGCCACCTCTGGTATATCTTGTTGAGGAAGGTAGTGAGGACTTCGACGAAAGTATGCGAACCGCTACCCTGGATGATGTAAGTACGTTGAAGGAATATATCATGGATAATATTCCGGAAGATGAAAGAGCCAACTTAAAAAAACCAAAATACTTCTATGAGGTAACTTTCGAGAAACCGGGAGGAATACCTATGCCGATCATCGCAGAGTATACATACAGCGACGGTAGCACAGAGAGAATTACGTATCCACCTCAGATCTGGCGAAAAAATGATGATGCTGTTGGGAAAGTTATCGCTTCCGAGAAGGAGATCACAAAGATAGTGGTGGATCCGGATGAGGAAACAGCCGATATCGATACTTCGAACAACAGCTGGCCAAGACGCAAAAAACTAGGTGAGTTCGACACATTTAAGAATAAGGTCAAAGGACAATAGTCTTTTTAAGAACCCCGCCAACCGAAGCGGGGTTTTTTTATTTCATCATACCAATTACGATAATCTTAGGTATATTTGTATCATGATGGCAGCAACTGTAATACCTCTCTTTATTAGCGGTGCGGAGATCGCTTTTATTCTCTTCATCGTACTCATGGTATTTGGTGCCGATAAGGTACCCGAAATAGCCCGTGGACTGGGAAAAGGGATGAGACAGATAAAAGATGCCACCAATGATATTAAGACCGAGATTACCAAAAGTGCCGAAAAGCAAGGTATCGATATGGACATTACCAAAGATGTTCGTAAGGAGATCGATAAGGTAAAAGAAGAGGTGAAGGATGTCGCCGGCTCGGTAAAGCGCAAATTCTAAATGATCGAACAAATCAAGAGCTGGGATCGCGAGCTGTTTATATGGCTCAACAGTCTGGGCATAGAATCCTATGATGCCTTTTGGATCTTTGTTACTCAGATCGAAAGCTGGATCCCCCTGTTCCTTCTGTTCTTTGTACTAATCATCTACTTTCACAAATGGAAGAAAGGCCTTGTGGTCGTTGCCTTCGTACTGGTAACATTTGGTATTACATTACTTTTTACGGATCTAACCAAAGAGTTCATAGGGCGATTGCGACCCAACAATAACGAACAGTTTGCCGGGTTGATCAGGATCCTTCAGAAGCCAACAACTTATAGCTTCTTTTCAGGACATGCTTCCTCCAGTTTTGCTATAACAACCTTTGTATATTTATCATTAAGGAAGCACACCAGGTGGATCATACTTGCATTTATCTGGCCTTTAATATTTGTTCTTAGCAGGATCTACGTTGGTGTTCATTACCCAAGCGATATTATAATCGGTACTCTGGTAGGAATCATTATGGCTTTAATATTCTATCGCATTTCTAAATACGTGCTTAGTAAGGTTTAATTTTTTTTCTGAAAAACCCCTGCATCAGATACAGGAAAAACCCCCTTGATTACAGGTCTTTTCCACCTTTTTTCCACCTATCGTTTTTGTGTAATCCCTTTGATGTCAAGGCGATAGGCTAATCTTACATTCGCTCCGAAGACTTGGCAACTGTATTTCAGTAATTTATATCTAATTTTACGTAAACCCTTAAACAATAAGAACATGAAAAAACCACTACGATTAATAGTATCGACCCTTTCGGTTATTGTACTACTGCTTAGTGTGGTTTCCTGTGAAATTAAAAAGGAAGCTCCTCAACAAGCCATCAGCCTAGATGAAGCTGATAATCTCGAAGAAGAATTTAAACAAACCAGGTCCAGGATCCTGGACAGTGCGCTGGGATTTCAGGATACCAGAGACTTTTGGTTCTCCCTTGACACCCTGAAAAAATATATCGAATATGTGGAATACGAAGGAAAGAAGATGGGAAAAGAGAATTTGGGAATCCGAATTTATTTTGCAGCTTACCCTCAACAAAGTAATTACCCCGATCCGGGATATTCGACTGTTTTCTTAGTACCAACCGCCGAGGCTGCACCTAACCCCTTAAAACAAGGTTTCTTTCCGATGCCAGTGGAAAATGAGGCCCTGGACAGCTTGAAAGCGCTAAACTTTTCTCAGGGAGGAAGGCCGCCTAACGACCTATAGAAAAAATGAAAATAGCGTATTTATTTTTCATTCCACTCTTTCTGGAGTTATTGGCGGCGATCGTCGCAACCATTACCTATAGAAAGTATTCCGGCTCGAATGAAAAATATTTTCTCTATTTTCTTTGGTATACCTTCCTGATAGAGATCACCGGTACCCTTATTGGCTATGCTTTCGAAGCGGATAATTACTGGGTGTATAATGGTTTTATCATTTCTAGCTTCCTGTTCTACTTTTACTGGTATTACAGTATCCTAAAAAGAAAACGTTTCAGACAGACTATTGTGATTTTTACTGCGGCTTTCTTGTTAGTTGCAACCTACAGCCTTATTTACGAGGATTGGTCTGCATATCATAGCTATACATTTTTAACAGGTGCTTCATTTGTGCTTGTACTTACAGTGTTTCATTTCTATAAATTATTGAACAGTGATGAAGTTCTCATTGTAAAACATAAACTTAGTTTTTGGATCTCAACTGCCCTGTTGCTGTTTTATATGGGGATGATCCCACTAATGTTCTTAACTGTATACGCAGATCTTAACGATATTAGCTATCTCATTATAATTTTGAGCATGAATCTCATTTTGTATGGTTGTTATATAATTGGTTTTCTATGGACGAAAAAGGAGTACAATCGTTTCTAATAATCTTTTCGGTGATTGCCTTTTTGTTAGCGCTCACCGTGATCTTATTGTTTGCTATCTTTCAGAAACGGAAGAATAAATTATTACGTGAACAGCAAGATGCCGAAAATCGTTACCGTGAAGAGATCATTGAAACCCAAATTGAGATCAAGGAAGAAACTTTACGAAACATCAGTTGGGAATTACACGATAATATAGGGCAGCTACTCACGCTATCCAAGATCCAGTTGCAAAATGCAGATGACAAGCCGGAGCGTATTCAGGAGGCTTCAGAAACCATTGGACAGTGTTTGGAAGAACTTCGCAGTTTGTCTAAACTTATAAATCCGGATACTTTCAGCAATCTCTCATTAGTGGAAGCTCTCCAGCTGGAAATGGAACGATTTAACAGGATGAAATACCTCAAGGCGAGTCTCAGTTTCAGCGAAGCAGATTTCTCCCTCGATAACAAAGTAGAATTGATTATCTTCCGTATGCTTCAGGAATTTTTCACCAATACAATAAAACACTCCAAAGCAGACGTTCTAAAAGTAAACGTCGAATTTAAAGATGGTGTACTGAAGATCGAAGCAAGTGATAACGGAATTGGTTTCGATTCCGAAATGAAGAATGCAGACGCCGGCATTGGCCTGATGAATATTAAGAATCGCGCAACCCTAATAGGCGCAGATGTAGAAATACTTTCTAAAGAAGGGGAGGGAACACATTTCAAACTAACCTATAAAAAGAACGAATTATGAGTTATTCGGTAGTTGTTGTTGATGACCATAACCTTTTATCGCAAGCTATAGGGGGTTTAGTGGACGGATTTGATAAGTTCTCGGTGCTGTATACCTGCAAGAATGGCCAGGAATTGATCGATAAACTAAAGAATCCCAGGAATATTCCGGATATAGTCCTTATGGATGTAAATATGCCTATTATGAATGGCATAGAGGCGACTTCTCATCTATATCGCAACTTTCCGCAAGTGAAAATACTAGCCTTGTCCATAGAAGAAGATGAGGATACCATCCTGAAGATGTTAAGAGCAGGGGCGAGGGGATATCTCATGAAGGACGTAAAAAAATCTGAATTACAGGTGGCGTTGTTAGAACTTATCGAGAAGGGATATTACCATACCAATACAGTGGCAAAAGTTCTGGTGGATTCGTTGTCTGGCAAGGAACGAAGTATAGATACTCTAAAAGAGCGCGAGATCGAATTTATTCGTCATGCCTGTACCGAAAAAACCTATAAGGAGATTGCCGATGAAATGTTCCTGAGCCCGAAAACCATCGAAGGCTACCGAAACTCTATCTTCGAAAAACTGAATTTGAGAAACAGAACAGGACTCGTGATATATGCAATCAAGCACAAGATCTTCGTGCCTTGAGAATTATCGCACCCTGCTAATAGTGAGTCCGTCGCGTATAGGCAAAATTACTGTCTCCAGTTTAGGGTGTTCGTTCAAAATTTTATTATACTGCAGCAAGGCTGCGGTATCTTCATCATCGGGTTGTAGTGGTTCGATTACCTTGCCGCTCCAAAGCACGTTGTCACTTAAGATCACGGCTCCTTTTTCCAGCCTGGGAAGAAGCAATTCCAGATAGTTTGGATAGTTTCTTTTATCGGCATCGATAAAGACCAGGTCGAATCTTTTTTTTAGCTTCGGAATGATTTCAAGAGCGTTCCCCGTATGCTGCATAATTCGATCTCCTACGCCGGATCTATCGAAGTATTTTCGTTGGAAATCGTGTAACTCTTCGTTAATATCAATGGTGTGCAATTCACCATTGTCACTCATACCTTCGGCAAGACATAGGGCAGAATATCCGGTATAGGTACCTATTTCGAGAATATGTACAGGTTGGATCAATTTGGAAAGCATACTTAAAACCCTGCCCTGAAGATGTCCGCTTAACATACGCGGAGCGAGTACTTTTTGCCAGGTTTCCCTGCTCAATTCTGTTAATAGTTCAGGTTCGGGTTGCGAATGTGCTACTACGTAGTCGTCTATCTTTTCGGGTAGAAAATCCATTATTCACCCAGTATTCGTTTTACCATTTTAGCTTTGGATTCTTCATCTTCACCGTACAGCCATTGAAGAACATTGTCTTCCCAGATCTGATCGCATTCTTCAGCGGTAAGTATCTTTCTCTCCTTTGCAAGATCGAGTATCTTGCCTGGATAAGAGGATTGCGATTCACTTTCCATCTCACCCAGAGGGTAAGGGTCGTCCAGTCCCATTACCACTTGTTTGGAACTTTGGTTCTCAACAACCAGTTTTAACGATCCCGTGTCGTGTACCAGGGTATCGAAGAAAATATTTTTATGCCCCACAGACTTACGTGGATGAACCTTGCCTTCGAACAGGTCCGGACGTCCGTCGAAGCCTTGTATTCGTCGTCCCAGATTGATCTGTGCCAATTGCCCACCATGAGCGAAACAGGTCCTCATGTTGGGAAATTTATCGGCGTAGCCGTTTAATGTAAGGAAATGATAGGCATCTGCACATTGTGCCAGCATCCAGATAAGGTGAAAGCGCCAGGCTGTGTTTTCCAGTTTTATAAATTTCTCTCCATCGTAGGGATGAACTTCAACAGCCAGGTTATACTTTGATGCCATTTCGAATATAGGTTCATTTTCCTCATCGAAGATACATCGCCAGGTCCCTATGGTATCCATATAGTGAGTAGGCAGGCATAGTAATTGCATCCCCAGCTCTTCCACACAGCGCTCGATCTCCCAAAGTGCTCCGCGAACAAACCCCGGGTGAACTACAAATCCACAGGTGAATTTAGACGGATTATCATGCTGAACCTGGGCGTTGAAGTCGTTCTGAAAACGCAAGGCCTTTTTCATTTCTTCAACTCGAAGACCATTTCCGTAAAGTTGGGATAGGTTGAGTACAACAGCATGGTCGATCTTGTTACGCTCCATCCATTCCAGTTTCTCATTCAGAAAAAAACTAGAATCGGTAACAGGCCTGCTCCAATCCTTTTGAAGCATGAATTTTCTGTCCTTATCTACCCAGAAAATCCCTTTGTCCTTCATAAACTGAGGAATCTGCTCCGGATAGGGAAGAAGATGTGAATGGCCGTTAATTCTAAGTTTTCGTCTCATTAGATAAAGTTACAAACTTTTAGTCCTTCCACCATCCACGGGGAGGTTTATTCCATTAATATAACTGGCAGCCTCACTAGCCAGAAAAGCCACCGCATTAGCGATCTCACCGGGTTGTGCAAATCTGCGCGCTGGTACCAGATTCTTCATCCAGTCTGAAGCTTCAGCC includes the following:
- a CDS encoding DUF6702 family protein is translated as MKLIKIPVLLLLLLLLTSSTAHKFYVSITMIEFVEEKESLQIISKIFTDDIEDALQERYDKSLRLDSNKETKKEEMFLKEYLKKKIHFNVNGKPVNYTYIGREYEIDITKVYLEITGVSQVESLEVSNEVLMELFEEQQNIVHFKNGDSRRSLVLEKEYPKGMLNFN
- a CDS encoding M1 family metallopeptidase; protein product: MKFLKYLSLALIVMATATTFSQDDSEVKEERKPGHYNENRFKQLYEEFSTPNVFRTASGAPGPQYYQQQADYVMNITLDDKNARLYGTETITYTNNSPDVLEYLWVQLDQNVRAADSKSPLIEGSGAVPADLASNFVGQYMGAPFDGGFKIQEVKDTNGKDLPRMINQTMMRVEMPKDLKPGEKFSFSIKWWYNIPDHTIDRARSGYEVFEDGNRGYVIAQFYPRMAVYNDVEGWQNSQFWGRDEFALPFGNFDVSITVPADHVLDATGKLLNRKEVFSKEMMKRYEQAKRSYDTPVQIVTEAETEAASKGFSTATKTWKFRAENVRDYGIATSRRYMWDMMAVKLGNKDVMAVSVYPPEGNPLWSEWSTKVVASTLKSFSRMTFDYPYHKAISVHAKNQGMEYPMICWNYGRPDKDGNYSERTKYGMMSVIIHEVGHNYFPMIVNSDERQWTWMDEGLTTFVQYIAEQDFGEAYPEAIAPNKAYPSRRGPAKNIVSYMAGDQDYLAPIMTKGLNTYNFGANAYSKPATGLNILRETIMGRELFDYAFKTYAQRWMFKHPTPEDFFRTMEDASAVDLDWFWRSWFYTTDYTDIGVKEVKKYYVTSKMNKEIKEMMERRGMTESDLPPLVYLVEEGSEDFDESMRTATLDDVSTLKEYIMDNIPEDERANLKKPKYFYEVTFEKPGGIPMPIIAEYTYSDGSTERITYPPQIWRKNDDAVGKVIASEKEITKIVVDPDEETADIDTSNNSWPRRKKLGEFDTFKNKVKGQ
- a CDS encoding Sec-independent protein translocase subunit TatA/TatB is translated as MMAATVIPLFISGAEIAFILFIVLMVFGADKVPEIARGLGKGMRQIKDATNDIKTEITKSAEKQGIDMDITKDVRKEIDKVKEEVKDVAGSVKRKF
- a CDS encoding phosphatase PAP2 family protein codes for the protein MIEQIKSWDRELFIWLNSLGIESYDAFWIFVTQIESWIPLFLLFFVLIIYFHKWKKGLVVVAFVLVTFGITLLFTDLTKEFIGRLRPNNNEQFAGLIRILQKPTTYSFFSGHASSSFAITTFVYLSLRKHTRWIILAFIWPLIFVLSRIYVGVHYPSDIIIGTLVGIIMALIFYRISKYVLSKV
- a CDS encoding sensor histidine kinase, with amino-acid sequence MDEKGVQSFLIIFSVIAFLLALTVILLFAIFQKRKNKLLREQQDAENRYREEIIETQIEIKEETLRNISWELHDNIGQLLTLSKIQLQNADDKPERIQEASETIGQCLEELRSLSKLINPDTFSNLSLVEALQLEMERFNRMKYLKASLSFSEADFSLDNKVELIIFRMLQEFFTNTIKHSKADVLKVNVEFKDGVLKIEASDNGIGFDSEMKNADAGIGLMNIKNRATLIGADVEILSKEGEGTHFKLTYKKNEL
- a CDS encoding response regulator transcription factor translates to MMSYSVVVVDDHNLLSQAIGGLVDGFDKFSVLYTCKNGQELIDKLKNPRNIPDIVLMDVNMPIMNGIEATSHLYRNFPQVKILALSIEEDEDTILKMLRAGARGYLMKDVKKSELQVALLELIEKGYYHTNTVAKVLVDSLSGKERSIDTLKEREIEFIRHACTEKTYKEIADEMFLSPKTIEGYRNSIFEKLNLRNRTGLVIYAIKHKIFVP
- a CDS encoding O-methyltransferase — encoded protein: MDFLPEKIDDYVVAHSQPEPELLTELSRETWQKVLAPRMLSGHLQGRVLSMLSKLIQPVHILEIGTYTGYSALCLAEGMSDNGELHTIDINEELHDFQRKYFDRSGVGDRIMQHTGNALEIIPKLKKRFDLVFIDADKRNYPNYLELLLPRLEKGAVILSDNVLWSGKVIEPLQPDDEDTAALLQYNKILNEHPKLETVILPIRDGLTISRVR
- a CDS encoding amidohydrolase family protein — protein: MRRKLRINGHSHLLPYPEQIPQFMKDKGIFWVDKDRKFMLQKDWSRPVTDSSFFLNEKLEWMERNKIDHAVVLNLSQLYGNGLRVEEMKKALRFQNDFNAQVQHDNPSKFTCGFVVHPGFVRGALWEIERCVEELGMQLLCLPTHYMDTIGTWRCIFDEENEPIFEMASKYNLAVEVHPYDGEKFIKLENTAWRFHLIWMLAQCADAYHFLTLNGYADKFPNMRTCFAHGGQLAQINLGRRIQGFDGRPDLFEGKVHPRKSVGHKNIFFDTLVHDTGSLKLVVENQSSKQVVMGLDDPYPLGEMESESQSSYPGKILDLAKERKILTAEECDQIWEDNVLQWLYGEDEESKAKMVKRILGE